The DNA region atttttttgtaaatcATCTTTTGATTGTAATGGATCTACATTAGATGTCAATCCATAACCATCAAGTTCATTGTTATATGTATGATATAATTCGAATGTTTCATAATTAAAAActaaaattttattttctttatatgttaatacaaataaaaacTTTCTAAATGTAGAGGGTTCAATAACTAGTGTAGTACCTTCTCCAAAATATTTACTTTCTAAATTATGATATCTTAGAGTTTTTCCAGATAATAAATCAAACTCTCTTAAATAACTTGCATTATATAATCCAGTTGATTCAATTAAACTTTcattatttgaaaaaaataatccTTGTGTAAATGGAACGTGTTTATCATCTCTTCTTATATTCATAACATTTTCATTCTTTATATGTTCTCCAACTGATGGATCATGAATATGATTATATGTATTCAGCActttatatgtatatatcCCTATGCCATATGGAAATATGTTCCCTTCTTTTGCAGcattaataaaatgaagTATCAAAAAAACAGAAGCTATAATTACTAATAAAACGATCACGATGGTAAGCACCAGCGCTTTACGTATAAACCTACAAAGAcacattttaaaaaaatatatatgcaaatgtaaatatatgtattcataaaaatatatatctttattaaaatatatctatgtaggaatttttttttttttttaacaaatatacatttggagaaaaaaaatatatatataaacaaatgaatgtatatatctatataaattattcataaaGTTTTCATTTGAATATATGAGGTGAGGGgaattaaaatatatatatatatatatatatatatatatatatatatatatatatatatatatatttatttccAAAATGTGAAAGGAAACTTGGNNNNNNNNNNNNNNNNNNNNNNNNNNNNNNNNNNNNNNNNNNNNNNNNNNNNNNNNNNNNNNNNNNNNNNNNNNNNNNNNNNNNNNNNNNNNNNNNNNNNAGAAGaaggtaaaaaaaaaaaaaaaaaaaaaaaaaaaaaaaaaagaaagcttatatatatatttatatatatgttatatatatataacatatatatataacatatatatatgtgtgtatttgttttttaaattttttatagaGGAAGAGGCTCTGCAGAAgatgatttaaaaaattgGGTTCCTGTGACCAAATTAGGTAGATTAGTAAAAGAAGGAAAGATTGTTTCTAttgaagaaatatatttacacTCATTACCAATAAAAGAATATCAAATAATAGATTATTTCTTTCAACCTAATGAATGTTCTCATCCATTAAAAGATGATgttgtaaaaataatgcCAGTACAAAAACAAACAAGAGCTGGTCAAAGAACAAGGTTTAAAGCTTTTGTTGCTATAGGTGATGGTAATGGTCATTGTGGTTTGGGTGTGAAATGTGCAAAAGAAGTTGCTACAGCTATAAGAGGAGCTATAATTTCAGCAAAACTTTCTTTGATACCTGTAAGAAGAGGTTATTGGGGTAATAAAATTGGAGACCCACATACTGTTCCTATGAAAGTATCTGGAAAATGTGGTAGTGTTCGTATTCGTTTAGTACCAGCTCCAAGAGGTACTCAAATTGTAGGAGCTCCAACAACTAAAAAGATGTTGAATTTTGCTGGTATAAAGGATTGCTTCTCATCATCTTGTGGAAAAACCAAAACTAAAGGAAACTTCTTGAGAGTATGTGATAACACAAAaactataaatatataaaaatatatatatatatttatatttatatatttacctataacatttttatttcttcttccCTCTTTTAGGCAATTTTCAACGCTTTGAGTAAAACATACGGTTATTTAACACCTGACTTATGGAAAGTTACAAACTTTGATAAATCACCATATGAAGAATGGTCAGACTTTCTTGAAACCTATCAAAATTTAAAAGGAATAAAGACAACCgtttaaatattatatatatataaatatatatatgtatatatatatatataattaacAGTTTTTAGACCAaaaacaaagaaaaaaaaaaaaaaaaaaaaaaaacaattt from Plasmodium gaboni strain SY75 chromosome 14, whole genome shotgun sequence includes:
- a CDS encoding putative glutaminyl-peptide cyclotransferase; the encoded protein is MCLCRFIRKALVLTIVIVLLVIIASVFLILHFINAAKEGNIFPYGIGIYTYKVLNTYNHIHDPSVGEHIKNENVMNIRRDDKHVPFTQGLFFSNNESLIESTGLYNASYLREFDLLSGKTLRYHNLESKYFGEGTTLVIEPSTFRKFLFVLTYKENKILVFNYETFELYHTYNNELDGYGLTSNVDPLQSKDDLQKNNFPLYQKLWATSGDEYLYELHIPSNLKDTDKLSILTKQKIKCAGFHIYRVNELEYHHKTKSIFANIFLTDLILQIDVDTATCLKIINLKGLIEHCTNYKHIKNKLETVLNGIAIRPESREDELPTLLVTGKLWSNIFEIMLERNKSAFAPNVFLKEYFKTIGHKI
- a CDS encoding 40S ribosomal protein S5, with the translated sequence RLVKEGKIVSIEEIYLHSLPIKEYQIIDYFFQPNECSHPLKDDVVKIMPVQKQTRAGQRTRFKAFVAIGDGNGHCGLGVKCAKEVATAIRGAIISAKLSLIPVRRGYWGNKIGDPHTVPMKVSGKCGSVRIRLVPAPRGTQIVGAPTTKKMLNFAGIKDCFSSSCGKTKTKGNFLRAIFNALSKTYGYLTPDLWKVTNFDKSPYEEWSDFLETYQNLKGIKTTV